In one window of Camelina sativa cultivar DH55 chromosome 15, Cs, whole genome shotgun sequence DNA:
- the LOC104747763 gene encoding diacylglycerol kinase 5-like isoform X2, translating into MDRYNTLSDFLKEFYIPTYVLSQEAEEEEEEEALPTFQPPASPVLVFINSKSGGQLGGELILTYRSLLNHNQVFDLGQETPDKVLRRIYLNLERLKDDDFARKIREKLKIIVAGGDGTAGWLLGVVCDLKLSHPPPIATVPLGTGNNLPFAFGWGKKNPGTDRNAVESFLDQVLKAKEMKIDNWHILMRMKTPKEGGSCDPVAPLELPHSLHAFHRVSPTDELNKEGCHTFRGGFWNYFSLGMDAQISYAFHSERKLHPEKFKNQLVNQSTYVKLGCTQGWFCASLFHPASRNIAQLAKVNIATRNGHWHDLHIPHSIRSIVCLNLPSFSGGLNPWGTPNPRKQRDRGLTPPFVDDGLIEVVGFRNAWHGLVLLAPNGNGTRLAQANRIRFEFHKGATDHTFMRMDGEPWKQPLPLDDETVMVEISHLGQVNMLATHDCRSRSVFDPLTPRHQDGAEEYDDYEDESVAEGEEFRKFGAADTFKIPDEVDISQLS; encoded by the exons ATGGATAGATACAATACTTTATCAGATTTTCTCAAGGAGTTCTACATCCCTACGTACGTCCTGTCGCAGgaagcagaggaggaggaggag gaggaggctctCCCCACCTTTCAACCACCTGCGAGCCCCGTCCTTGTCTTCATCAACTCCAAAAGCGGTGGTCAGTTGGGTGGCGAACTCATTCTCACCTACCGATCTCTTCTCAATCACAATCAGGTCTTTGATCTTGGCCAAGAGACTCCCGATAAAGTGCTCCGCAGAATCTATCTTAACCTGGAGAGGCTCAAGGATGATGACTTCGCTCGTAAAATTCGggagaaattaaaaatcatt GTTGCAGGAGGTGATGGCACTGCTGGCTGGCTCCTTGGGGTTGTATGTGACCTTAAACTATCGCACCCTCCTCCAATTGCCACTGTACCTTTGGGTACAGGAAATAACCTTCCCTTTGCTTTTGGATGG GGAAAGAAAAATCCAGGAACAGATAGGAATGCAGTGGAGTCGTTTTTGGATCAAGTGTTGAAGGCAAAAGAGATGAAGATTGACAA TTGGCACATACTTATGAGGATGAAAACTCCTAAAGAAGGTGGTTCTTGTGATCCTGTTGCACCTCTTGAGTTACCACATTCTCTGCATGCATTTCACCGTGTTTCTCCAACAGATGAACTTAATAAG GAAGGCTGCCACACATTTCGTGGCGGATTCTGGAATTACTTTAGCCTCG GAATGGATGCTCAGATATCTTATGCGTTTCATTCTGAGAGGAAGCTGCACCCTGAAAAGTTTAAGAATCAGCTGGTTAATCAG AGTACGTATGTGAAGCTTGGTTGCACGCAAGGATGGTTTTGTGCCTCTCTTTTCCACCCTGCTTCACG GAATATAGCTCAACTTGCGAAGGTTAATATTGCAACTAGAAATGGCCACTGGCACGACCTTCACATACCACATAG CATCAGGTCAATTGTATGTCTGAATCTGCCCAGCTTTTCTGGAGGATTAAATCCTTGGGGCACACCTAATCCCAGGAAACAACGCGAT AGAGGCTTGACTCCACCATTTGTAGATGATGGCCTCATTGAGGTTGTTGGGTTTAGAAATGCTTGGCATggtcttgttcttcttgctcCAAATGGAAATGGGACACGACTTGCCCAG GCAAATCGCATTCGCTTCGAATTTCACAAAGGTGCAACCGACCATACATTCATGAGGATGGATGGGGAGCCCTGGAAACAGCCACTGCCACTGGATGATGAAACTGTGATGGTAGAGATTTCACATCTTGGCCAAGTGAACATGCTTGCAACTCATGACTGCCGGTCCAGAAGCGTGTTTGACCCTTTAACACCCCGCCATCAGGATGGTGCGGAAGAGTATGATGATTATGAAGACGAATCAGTGGCTGAAGGCGAggaatttagaaaatttggtgCTGCGGATACCTTCAAGATTCCTGATGAGGTTGATATTTCTCAACTTAGTTAG
- the LOC104747763 gene encoding diacylglycerol kinase 5-like isoform X1 → MDRYNTLSDFLKEFYIPTYVLLQEAEEEEEALPTFQPPASPVLVFINSKSGGQLGGELILTYRSLLNHNQVFDLGQETPDKVLRRIYLNLERLKDDDFARKIREKLKIIVAGGDGTAGWLLGVVCDLKLSHPPPIATVPLGTGNNLPFAFGWGKKNPGTDRNAVESFLDQVLKAKEMKIDNWHILMRMKTPKEGGSCDPVAPLELPHSLHAFHRVSPTDELNKEGCHTFRGGFWNYFSLGMDAQISYAFHSERKLHPEKFKNQLVNQSTYVKLGCTQGWFCASLFHPASRNIAQLAKVNIATRNGHWHDLHIPHSIRSIVCLNLPSFSGGLNPWGTPNPRKQRDRGLTPPFVDDGLIEVVGFRNAWHGLVLLAPNGHGTRLAQANRIRFEFHKGATDHTFMRMDGEPWKQPLPLDDETVMVEISHLGQVNMLATHDCRSRSVFDPLTPRHQDGAEEYDDYEDESVAEGEEFRKFGAADTFKIPDEVDISQLS, encoded by the exons ATGGATAGATACAATACTTTATCAGATTTTCTCAAGGAGTTCTACATCCCTACGTACGTCCTGTTGCAGgaagcggaggaggaggaggaggctctCCCCACCTTTCAACCACCTGCGAGCCCCGTCCTTGTCTTCATCAACTCCAAAAGCGGTGGTCAGTTGGGTGGCGAACTCATTCTCACCTACCGATCTCTTCTCAATCACAATCAGGTCTTTGATCTTGGCCAAGAGACTCCCGATAAAGTGCTCCGCAGAATCTATCTTAACCTGGAGAGGCTCAAGGATGATGACTTCGCTCGTAAAATTCGggagaaattaaaaatcatt GTTGCAGGAGGTGATGGCACTGCTGGCTGGCTCCTTGGGGTTGTATGTGACCTTAAACTATCGCACCCTCCTCCAATTGCCACTGTACCTTTGGGTACAGGAAATAACCTTCCCTTTGCTTTTGGATGG GGAAAGAAAAATCCAGGAACAGATAGGAATGCAGTGGAGTCGTTTTTGGATCAAGTGTTGAAGGCAAAAGAGATGAAGATTGACAA TTGGCACATACTTATGAGGATGAAAACTCCTAAAGAAGGTGGTTCTTGTGATCCTGTTGCACCTCTTGAGTTACCACATTCTCTGCATGCATTTCACCGTGTTTCTCCAACAGATGAACTTAATAAG GAAGGCTGCCACACATTTCGTGGCGGATTCTGGAATTACTTTAGCCTCG GAATGGATGCTCAGATATCTTATGCGTTTCATTCTGAGAGGAAGCTGCACCCTGAAAAGTTTAAGAATCAGCTGGTTAATCAG AGTACGTATGTGAAGCTTGGTTGCACGCAAGGATGGTTTTGTGCCTCTCTTTTCCACCCTGCTTCACG GAATATAGCTCAACTTGCGAAGGTTAATATTGCAACTAGAAATGGCCACTGGCACGACCTTCACATACCACATAG CATCAGGTCAATTGTATGTCTGAATCTGCCCAGCTTTTCTGGAGGATTAAATCCTTGGGGCACACCTAATCCCAGGAAACAACGCGAT AGAGGCTTGACTCCACCATTTGTAGATGATGGCCTCATTGAG GTTGTTGGGTTTAGAAATGCTTGGCATggtcttgttcttcttgctcCAAATGGACATGGGACACGACTTGCCCAG GCAAATCGCATTCGCTTCGAATTTCACAAAGGTGCAACCGACCATACATTCATGAGGATGGATGGGGAGCCCTGGAAACAGCCACTGCCACTGGATGATGAAACTGTGATGGTAGAGATTTCACATCTTGGCCAAGTGAACATGCTTGCAACTCATGACTGCCGGTCCAGAAGCGTGTTTGACCCTTTAACACCCCGCCATCAGGATGGTGCGGAAGAGTATGATGATTATGAAGACGAATCAGTGGCTGAAGGCGAggaatttagaaaatttggtgCTGCGGATACCTTCAAGATTCCTGATGAGGTTGATATTTCTCAACTTAGTTAG
- the LOC104747763 gene encoding diacylglycerol kinase 5-like isoform X3: protein MDRYNTLSDFLKEFYIPTYVLLQEAEEEEEALPTFQPPASPVLVFINSKSGGQLGGELILTYRSLLNHNQVFDLGQETPDKVLRRIYLNLERLKDDDFARKIREKLKIIVAGGDGTAGWLLGVVCDLKLSHPPPIATVPLGTGNNLPFAFGWGKKNPGTDRNAVESFLDQVLKAKEMKIDNWHILMRMKTPKEGGSCDPVAPLELPHSLHAFHRVSPTDELNKEGCHTFRGGFWNYFSLGMDAQISYAFHSERKLHPEKFKNQLVNQSTYVKLGCTQGWFCASLFHPASRNIAQLAKVNIATRNGHWHDLHIPHSIRSIVCLNLPSFSGGLNPWGTPNPRKQRDRGLTPPFVDDGLIEVVGFRNAWHGLVLLAPNGNGTRLAQANRIRFEFHKGATDHTFMRMDGEPWKQPLPLDDETVMVEISHLGQVNMLATHDCRSRSVFDPLTPRHQDGAEEYDDYEDESVAEGEEFRKFGAADTFKIPDEVDISQLS from the exons ATGGATAGATACAATACTTTATCAGATTTTCTCAAGGAGTTCTACATCCCTACGTACGTCCTGTTGCAGgaagcggaggaggaggaggaggctctCCCCACCTTTCAACCACCTGCGAGCCCCGTCCTTGTCTTCATCAACTCCAAAAGCGGTGGTCAGTTGGGTGGCGAACTCATTCTCACCTACCGATCTCTTCTCAATCACAATCAGGTCTTTGATCTTGGCCAAGAGACTCCCGATAAAGTGCTCCGCAGAATCTATCTTAACCTGGAGAGGCTCAAGGATGATGACTTCGCTCGTAAAATTCGggagaaattaaaaatcatt GTTGCAGGAGGTGATGGCACTGCTGGCTGGCTCCTTGGGGTTGTATGTGACCTTAAACTATCGCACCCTCCTCCAATTGCCACTGTACCTTTGGGTACAGGAAATAACCTTCCCTTTGCTTTTGGATGG GGAAAGAAAAATCCAGGAACAGATAGGAATGCAGTGGAGTCGTTTTTGGATCAAGTGTTGAAGGCAAAAGAGATGAAGATTGACAA TTGGCACATACTTATGAGGATGAAAACTCCTAAAGAAGGTGGTTCTTGTGATCCTGTTGCACCTCTTGAGTTACCACATTCTCTGCATGCATTTCACCGTGTTTCTCCAACAGATGAACTTAATAAG GAAGGCTGCCACACATTTCGTGGCGGATTCTGGAATTACTTTAGCCTCG GAATGGATGCTCAGATATCTTATGCGTTTCATTCTGAGAGGAAGCTGCACCCTGAAAAGTTTAAGAATCAGCTGGTTAATCAG AGTACGTATGTGAAGCTTGGTTGCACGCAAGGATGGTTTTGTGCCTCTCTTTTCCACCCTGCTTCACG GAATATAGCTCAACTTGCGAAGGTTAATATTGCAACTAGAAATGGCCACTGGCACGACCTTCACATACCACATAG CATCAGGTCAATTGTATGTCTGAATCTGCCCAGCTTTTCTGGAGGATTAAATCCTTGGGGCACACCTAATCCCAGGAAACAACGCGAT AGAGGCTTGACTCCACCATTTGTAGATGATGGCCTCATTGAGGTTGTTGGGTTTAGAAATGCTTGGCATggtcttgttcttcttgctcCAAATGGAAATGGGACACGACTTGCCCAG GCAAATCGCATTCGCTTCGAATTTCACAAAGGTGCAACCGACCATACATTCATGAGGATGGATGGGGAGCCCTGGAAACAGCCACTGCCACTGGATGATGAAACTGTGATGGTAGAGATTTCACATCTTGGCCAAGTGAACATGCTTGCAACTCATGACTGCCGGTCCAGAAGCGTGTTTGACCCTTTAACACCCCGCCATCAGGATGGTGCGGAAGAGTATGATGATTATGAAGACGAATCAGTGGCTGAAGGCGAggaatttagaaaatttggtgCTGCGGATACCTTCAAGATTCCTGATGAGGTTGATATTTCTCAACTTAGTTAG
- the LOC104747764 gene encoding protein THYLAKOID FORMATION 1, chloroplastic gives MAATAISSLSFPALGQSDKIPNFAPSRPLASAIRICTKFSRHSLTYRSTSRSPPIHCMSSVTAADDVPPVSETKSNFLKAYKRPIPSIYNTVLQELIVQQHLMRYKRTYRYDPVFALGFVTVYDQLMDGYPSDQDRDAIFKAYIQALNEDPKQYRIDAQKMEEWARSQTSASLVDFSSKEGEVESLLKDIAGRAGSKEGFSYSRFFAVGLFRLLELASATDPTVLDKLCTSLNINKKSVDRDLDVYRNLLSKLVQAKELLKEYVEREKKKQGERAESQKTNETISKCLGDTLYNPSFLAEWKA, from the exons ATGGCTGCAACTgcaatctcttctctttccttcCCAGCGTTGGGACAATCGGACAAGATCCCCAACTTCGCGCCTTCTCGTCCTCTGGCCTCCGCAATTCGCATCTGTACCAAGTTTTCTCGCCACTCTTTGACTTACCGTTCCACTTCCAGATCTCCTCCTATCCACTGCATGTCCAGTGTTACCGCCGCCG aTGATGTGCCTCCTGTATCAGAGACAAAGTCGAATTTCCTAAAAGCTTACAAGCGACCCATCCCGAGTATCTACAACACGGTTTTGCAGGAGCTCATTGTACAGCAGCATTTGATGAGGTATAAGAGGACTTATCGTTATGATCCTGTTTTTGCACTTGGCTTTGTCACTGTATATGATCAGCTCATGGATGGATATCCGAGCGATCAGGATCGAGATGCCATTTTTAAAGCTTACATCCAAGCCTTGAATGAGGATCCTAAGCAATACCG AATTGATGCGCAGAAGATGGAGGAATGGGCACGAAGTCAGACTTCTGCTTCCCTTGTTGACTTTTCCTCTAAGGAAGGAGAAGTTGAATCACTTCTGAAGGACATTGCAGGAAGAGCTGGGAGTAAGGAGGGTTTCAGTTACAGCAGGTTCTTCGCTGTTGGGCTCTTTCGTTTGCTTGAGCTTGCCAGTGCCACTGATCCTACTGTGTTGGACAAG CTTTGTACATCCCTAAATATCAACAAGAAAAGCGTGGATCGGGACCTGGATGTGTATCGTAACCTGCTGTCAAAGCTTGTCCAAGCCAAGGAATTGCTTAAGGAGTACGTCGAAAG ggagaagaagaagcaagggGAAAGAGCCGAATCCCAGAAGACTAATGAAACAATCTCCAAGTGTCTCGGAGATACTCTGTATAACCCATCTTTCTTAGCTGAATGGAAAGCgtaa